Proteins from one Triticum aestivum cultivar Chinese Spring chromosome 7A, IWGSC CS RefSeq v2.1, whole genome shotgun sequence genomic window:
- the LOC123151175 gene encoding receptor protein kinase-like protein ZAR1: MAAVRAAAVAVLLAAVAVAAAALNTDGLALLALKFAVTDDPGSGLDTWRDADPDPCGWAGVTCVDGGGGRVAGVELANLSLAGYLPSELSLLSELETLALPSNRLSGQIPVAISALQKLTTLDLAHNFLSGQIPAGIGRLASLSRLDLSSNQLNGTLPPSIAGLPRLSGVLNLSYNHFVGGIPPEFGGIPVAVSLDLRGNDLAGEIPQVGSLVNQGPTAFDDNPRLCGFPLKIECAGERDEPRIPQSNPGMNPGAAAQVGRPPKRRSSPTVPILAVIVVAAIVAGLVLQWQCRRRCAATTRDEEKESSTKEKSAAVTLAGTEERRGGGEEGELFVAVDDGFGMELEELLRASAYVVGKSRGGIVYRVVPGRGTAVAVRRLSEPDDGDGTESGWRRRRAFEAEAAAIGRARHPNVARLRAYYYAPDEKLLIYDYLGNGSLHSALHGGPTASPTPLPWSVRLSIVQGAARGLAYLHECSPRRYVHGCIKSSKILLDDELRPHVSGFGLARLVAGAHKTAQSRKLGSAACALRSGALSALSYVAPELRAPGGTAAAATQKGDVFAFGVLLLEAVTGRQPTEGEGGLELEAWVRRAFKEERPLSEVVDPTLLGEVHAKKQVLAVFHVALGCTEPDPELRPRMRAVAESLDRVN; encoded by the exons ATGGCGGccgtgcgggcggcggcggtggcggtgctgctggcggccgtggccgtggcggcggccgCGCTGAACACGGACGGCCTGGCGCTTCTCGCGCTCAAGTTCGCGGTGACCGATGACCCTGGCAGCGGTCTCGACACCTGGAGGGACGCCGACCCCGACCCCTGCGGCTGGGCCGGCGTCACCTGCGTCGACGGCGGCGGGGGCCgggtcgccggcgtcgagctcgccAACCTCTCGCTCGCGGGCTACCTGCCCTCCGAGCTCTCCCTGCTCTCCGAGCTCGAGACGCTGGCGCTGCCGTCCAACCGCCTCTCCGGCCAGATCCCGGTCGCCATCTCCGCGCTGCAGAAGCTCACCACCCTAGACCTGGCGCACAACTTCCTGTCCGGCCAGATTCCCGCCGGGATTGGGAGGCTCGCCTCCTTGTCCCGCCTCGATTTGTCCTCCAACCAGCTCAACGGGACGCTCCCGCCGTCCATCGCGGGGCTTCCGCGTCTCTCCGGCGTGCTCAACCTCAGCTACAACCATTTCGTCGGCGGGATCCCGCCGGAGTTCGGCGGCATTCCCGTCGCTGTCAGCCTTGACCTCCGGGGGAACGACCTCGCCGGCGAGATCCCGCAGGTGGGCTCGCTCGTCAACCAGGGCCCCACCGCCTTCGACGACAACCCGAGGCTCTGCGGGTTCCCGCTCAAGATCGAGTGCGCCGGGGAGAGGGATGAGCCAAGAATCCCGCAGTCGAACCCTGGCATGAACCCTGGTGCGGCGGCGCAGGTTGGGAGGCCGCCGAAGCGTCGGTCGTCGCCCACGGTGCCGATTCTTGCCGTCATTGTGGTGGCGGCCATCGTCGCAGGGCTAGTGCTGCAGTGGCAGTGCCGGAGGCGGTGCGCTGCGACGACCAGGGACGAGGAGAAGGAGTCGTCGACCAAGGAGAAGAGCGCGGCGGTGACGCTCGCCGGCACTGaagagcggcgcggcggcggggaggagggggagctgTTCGTGGCCGTGGACGACGGTTTCGggatggagctggaggagctgCTCCGGGCGTCCGCCTACGTCGTGGGGAAGAGCCGCGGCGGCATCGTGTACAGGGTCGTCCCCGGCCGCGGCACCGCCGTGGCCGTCCGCCGTCTCAGCGAGCCCGACGACGGCGATGGCACTGAGtccgggtggcgccggcgccgTGCCTTCGAGGCCGAGGCTGCCGCCATCGGCCGCGCGCGCCATCCCAACGTCGCCCGCCTCCGCGCATACTACTACGCCCCAGACGAGAAGCTGCTCATCTACGACTACCTCGGCAATGGCTCCCTCCACTCCGCCCTCCACG GTGGCCCGACGGCTTCGCCAACGCCATTGCCGTGGTCGGTGAGGCTGTCCATCGTGCAGGGCGCGGCGAGGGGGCTGGCATACCTGCACGAGTGCAGCCCTCGCCGGTACGTGCACGGCTGCATCAAGTCGTCCAAGATCCTGCTCGACGACGAGCTCCGTCCGCACGTCTCCGGCTTCGGCCTCGCTCGCCTCGTCGCCGGCGCGCACAAGACGGCGCAGTCGAGGAAGCTCGGCAGCGCGGCGTGCGCGCTCCGCAGCGGCGCCCTGTCGGCGCTGTCGTACGTGGCGCCGGAGCTGCGCGCGCCGGGGGGCACGGCCGCGGCGGCGACGCAGAAAGGGGACGTGTTCGCGTTCGGGGTGCTGCTGCTGGAGGCGGTGACCGGGCGGCAGCCGACGGAGGGGGAGGGCGGGCTGGAGCTGGAGGCGTGGGTGCGGCGAGCCTTCAAGGAGGAGCGGCCGCTGTCGGAGGTGGTGGACCCGACGCTGCTCGGCGAGGTGCACGCCAAGAAGCAGGTCCTCGCCGTGTTCCACGTGGCGCTCGGCTGCACCGAGCCCGACCCGGAGCTGCGCCCCCGCATGCGCGCCGTCGCCGAGAGCCTCGACCGGGTGAACTAG